One Bombus pyrosoma isolate SC7728 linkage group LG7, ASM1482585v1, whole genome shotgun sequence genomic window carries:
- the LOC122568939 gene encoding protein split ends-like isoform X2, with product MFLRRLFRKKCQEYKCENPFNTDVDFELLPLRQKVEILRALCDFRLDAEDVEQSLGNLDSDSLRVEPLGHDRKNSAYWYFYGTRLYREDYIDTSNSISHKQKSKPRDKKRKRRRNRVAKEEEEEEEKKEDSLIHGKAKESVWQVVCFTQQDWSRLVEKFRDSEYDTERKLYRTLSEDFMPEIPKLFDLKEKQQRRKLLQRNSSRVLRSHEPTTQMETVMVRSKIKTKTNKGSKKGTQNSKNVYVKEETPPPLPSPPIQKKGRQTNNSLASAVGQIVIHTRDEVEGLEKKKGIGSNSDGNYVSSNYGYKYGYSFGIEEEERRVGMHKVLESLKDHVDAWPFIDPVDEEYAPRYYSVVRKPMDLSTMEEKLENGLYKSLSEFKRDFRLIVDNCRQYNGSDNEYTEMAFNLKEAFDKAVGRYLESETSSDEDPSSPKSFLATPTSPSCPSRISSPHQNRKRSKKSTKKSKSYKSESKGKSKANDKNDEEEKRGKNYKLPKKKRGKKKSKRAKDEESVNEEEQEEQESEDAMSESSVITAKRRKHVDGNNLLLKTKKLTSKESEEFKKIDKKVSKERHQQKKEAENLRPMKESKENKKRKEDFEEDYEPLVVVKSKNRKIEKKELEETEVFTDNAKKNKLKKTESHENEPLPENKEKTQHIKVKKNRKKEKTGLKAFKSDEKSEKSRTKDKEKKSKQKNDELKNGEISSEIDSKDLDLESDVDSKETHTSKKIPAFIGDKDIESLDGLKDKISERRREEKLKNEKEKQKKTGKNDLHNMYSKKVPSNGSTFHDSDKSSIKRPKLKKGIKEEKVPIMEDPVKTQDQEVAETKKVKVAQSKHTKGFGKEESSMQALNQATEQTLHDINKWLDDAPRLSEFSSGSDSPIFHSSSVESGRSGPKVEAPRKRPSSIKIFGPHGPSRPKKIQRTIDRLQPGKSKGNLLLKKPLNLPNVNAAEMTVQLTSDNDQTNKNTDEEPKLSLGTVLKNVDSIQLICKSLVSSPNPNFSNDDEEEDHNTLPAVPVSSLREEKTSGITTTQTAAIVEESKDNQSNAKDTQKPKTATPNLSAWFKAFGAPKSKKKDEESEDGITKKDGELQEVFCGRQRRMSTGGSSVSESVSSFSQESPPGRSGRSPQGQPIMASVEPQIRGAGFYQDALSTGSSPYNSPYYATPPRYSAQLPPTPSPQNHPLSPAYPSSSYEQAPLYSQISTQQSHQTFQKSPQENSGEMYHQLSPTFPQRSPQTNFPQNSTQNESYNQPLQSSNQSQSPVYSQHSPQPIQQIYPQPSPQPSPSNYSQPSPQQPSTPKYSQLSPQQNAANYSQPSPQAANYSQPSPQQPHSPYSQASPQAPPNYSQPSPQQQPSPYAQSPQQSSGYSQMSPQPPPSNYSQQSPQPPSNYSQQSPQPPSNYSQPSPQPPSNYSQASPQPPSNYSQPSPQPPSNYSQPSPQAPSSYSQPSPQPPSNYSQPSPQPPSNYSQSSPQPPSNYSQPSPQPPSNYSQPSPQPPSVYSQQSQSSNFSHPSPQTHSASYTQSSPQPLTTGYSQPSPQPRNYSQPSPQQIQTFPQHSPQAPPSYSQPSPQNAAYSQPQQSPQQQVKYSQPSPQQPANYSHSIHSPQTPQNYSQLSPQQPPPSNYSQPSPSPQQSRNYSQTSPSPQQSRNYSQPSPSPQQSHTYTQPAPSPQQTRTYSQPSPQQKSACTSQASQSSQQPSNYSQPSPQQSTNYSLQQPQPQSQKSAEEYPQAASTPSNYSHGYKQNHSYIQSSVSSTLNETEHRTDYLKSSTTEKSSSTEQQRNFAVPPEAASLNLNANHQIYQSPNQYPPTFGNNYSNIDLQRSVSRHGGQEQSQQQQQSSQERPSFTDLSNSLNAQKYAQQRSFLGKTSSTSEQLSTQDQSQILAFQQNLTAHESLYPSGFQSSGYPMPNSRPVYPSPHYFDASSKAATNSGPVNSSTSNLPPVKKRIYNESSTEASRGLTQETTARTGQEQFSFDPIMALPQPEAVSASQFDTAFVGNLADSVATNPAYARLGLGLVSRTGKEQQQLLTIPRPPQTKPEHLAYARSPVSGAAEIDLNLLQSLQTAAAKNTQGILSMSSSRRGGEASSSSTSTPVKTKKSRKSKQQQQEQQNVTSVSSAVSTEPQSGTGIPGFPQYTGTSADSIGLKNTTMVPPAGSAFNFAASTSTTTSSPFYDKDASAAAAAFAFLDEFRNPNSYYSMALRQQQQQQQQQVPPVTDATQQACNKLSNQPPRNYPPHPFLHSAQRSAAYGPPVSAYVTPHGPNLTMDPTAYQQYIHSLYALQPPPHHHRPSWL from the exons ATGTTTCTTCGCAGactttttagaaagaaatgtcag GAATACAAATGTGAAAATCCTTTTAATACAGATGTAGATTTTGAGTTACTACCACTCCGtcaaaaagtagaaattttacgTGCTCTCTGCGACTTTCGGCTTGACGCTGAAGACGtg GAGCAATCATTAGGTAATTTGGACTCGGATAGCCTGCGAGTCGAACCTTTAGGACATGATCGTAAGAATTCTGCCTATTGGTACTTTTACGGCACTCGATTATATAGGGAGGACTACATTGATACTTCTAACAGCATCTCGCACAAACAGAAAAGTAAGCCTAGGGATAAAAAGCGTAAAAGACGACGAAACAGAGTGGcgaaggaggaagaggaagaggaggagaagaaggaggacAGTTTAATACACGGGAAAGCAAAAGAAAGTGTTTGGCAGGTTGTCTGCTTTACTCAGCAGGACTGGAGCCGTCtagttgaaaaatttcgtGATTCG GAGTACGATACCGAACGTAAACTTTACCGTACTCTGTCCGAGGATTTCATGCCTGAAATCCCGAAACTTTttgatttaaaagaaaaacagcaaAGGCGCAAattgttacaacgtaatagttCGCGTGTACTTCGAAGTCACGAACCAACGACACAAATGGAAACAGTCATGGTTAGATCGAAGATCAAAACTAAAACAAACAAAGGGAGTAAAAAGGGGACTCAGAATTCAAAGAATGTTTATGTTAAAGAGGAGACACCTCCACCCTTACCTTCACCGCCGATTCAAAAAAAAGGACGGCAAACTAATAATTCGTTGGCTTCAGCTGTTGGTCAAATTGTGATTCACACTAGGGACGAAGTAGAGGgattagaaaaaaagaaaggcatTGGAAGTAATAGCGATGGAAATTATGTATCCTCTAATTACGGATATAAATACGGTTACTCGTTTGgaattgaagaagaagaacgtcGTGTTGGAATGCACAAAGTTCTTGAAAGTCTCAAAGATCATGTGGATGCTTGGCCATTCATTGATCCTGTGGATGAAGAATATGCCCCAAG gtACTATAGCGTGGTGCGAAAACCCATGGACCTTAGTACAATGGAGGAGAAACTTGAAAATGGTTTATACAAAAGTTTAAGTGAATTCAAACGTGATTTTCGACTTATAGTAGATAATTGTAGGCAATATAATGGCTCTGATAATG AGTACACAGAAATGGCATTTAACCTTAAGGAAGCATTTGACAAAGCAGTGGGACGTTACTTGGAATCGGAAACATCTAGCGACGAGGATCCTTCGTCACCGAAGTCATTTCTTGCTACTCCCACATCTCCGTCGTGTCCTTCTCGCATTTCGTCTCCTCATCAGAATAGAAAACGTTCGAAAAAATCTACGAAAAAATCGAAATCATATAAATCTGAAAGCAAAGGAAAATCTAAAGCGAATGATAagaacgacgaagaagaaaaacggggcaaaaattataaacttccgaagaaaaaaagaggtaagaaaaagagtaaaagaGCAAAGGACGAAGAATCGgtaaacgaagaagaacaagaagagcaagaaagcgAGGATGCAATGTCTGAATCGAGTGTCATAACAGCAAAAAGAAGGAAGCACGTTGacggaaataatttattgttaaaaaccAAAAAGCTAACATCCAAAGAATCAGAGGAGTTTAAGAAGATAGATAAAAAAGTTAGTAAAGAACGTCATCAACAAAAAAAGGAAGCGGAAAATTTGCGGCCAATGAAAGAATCGAAAGAGAATAAGAAGCGAAAAGAGGACTTCGAAGAAGATTATGAGCCCCTAGTTgtcgtaaaaagtaaaaataggaaaatcgAGAAGAAGGAACTCGAGGAGACGGAAGTATTTACAGATAACGCGAAGAAGAACAAATTGAAGAAAACCGAATCTCACGAAAATGAACCATTACCggagaataaagagaaaacgCAGCATATCAAAGTTAAGAAGAatcgaaagaaggaaaagacgGGGTTAAAGGCTTTTAAATCTGACGAGAAGTCTGAAAAAAGCCGTACTAaggacaaagagaaaaaatcaaaacagaaaaacgatgaacTTAAAAACGGAGAGATATCGAGTGAAATAGATTCCAAAGATTTAGATTTAGAAAGCGATGTAGATTCAAAAGAAACACATACGTCTAAGAAAATTCCTGCATTTATAGGTGATAAAGATATAGAATCGTTGGATggtttaaaagataaaataagcGAGAGGAGGCGAgaggagaaattgaaaaatgagaaggagaaacagaagaaaactGGAAAAAACGACCTTCACAATATGTATTCAAAAAAAGTGCCTTCAAATGGTAGTACCTTTCATGACAGCGATAAATCCAGCATAAAACGACCAAAGTTAAAAAAgggaataaaagaagaaaaagttccTATCATGGAAGATCCTGTCAAGACTCAAGACCAAGAAGTCGCTGAGACTAAGAAAGTAAAAGTAGCTCAGTCGAAGCATACCAAAGGAtttggaaaagaagaaagctcCATGCAAGCATTGAATCAGGCAACAGAACAGACGCTTCAT GACATCAACAAATGGTTAGATGACGCACCAAGACTCTCTGAATTTTCTTCAGGAAGTGATTCtccaatatttcattcttcgtcCGTCGAATCTGGCCGATCAGGTCCAAAAGTAGAAGCACCAAGGAAACGACCAAGTTCCATCAAAATCTTCGGTCCTCACGGACCTAGCAGGCCCAAAAAGATCCAACGTACGATAGATCGCTTACAACCTGGAAAAAGTAAGGGAAATTTGCTTCTAAAAAAACCATTGAACTTACCTAACGTTAATGCTGCTGAAATGACCGTGCAATTGACCAGCGACAATGATCAAACGAACAAGAACACAGACGAAGAACCAAAACTTAGTTTAGGAACTGTTTTGAAAAACGTGGATTCCATACAgttaatttgtaaaagtttAGTTTCCTCGCCCAATCCCAATTTTTCTAACgacgatgaagaagaagaccACAATACTCTTCCTGCAGTTCCGGTGTCTAGTCTTAGAGAAGAGAAAACATCCGGAATAACGACAACGCAAACAGCTGCCATTGTAGAAGAGTCTAAAGATAATCAATCTAACGCGAAGGACACGCAGAAGCCCAAAACAGCGACACCAAATTTGAGTGCTTGGTTTAAAGCGTTCGGAGCGCCAaagtcgaagaagaaagatgaagAGTCGGAGGACGGTATAACGAAGAAGGATGGTGAATTGCAGGAAGTGTTTTGTGGTAGACAAAGAAGAATGAGTACCGGTGGTAGTAGTGTAAGTGAATCTGTTTCGAGTTTCTCCCAGGAGTCACCACCTGGACGTTCAGGTCGATCTCCGCAAGGTCAACCGATAATGGCTTCGGTCGAGCCACAGATTAGAGGAGCCGGATTCTATCAGGACGCTTTATCAACGGGAAGTAGCCCTTACAATAGTCCCTATTATGCTACACCTCCAAGATACAGTGCTCAATTACCTCCCACTCCATCCCCACAAAATCATCCGTTATCTCCAGCCTATCCATCATCATCGTACGAACAGGCGCCTCTTTATTCCCAGATATCGACCCAACAGTCGCATCAAACGTTTCAGAAATCACCTCAAGAAAATTCTGGGGAAATGTATCATCAGTTATCACCCACATTTCCTCAGCGATCTCCTCAAACTAATTTCCCTCAGAATTCAACACAAAACGAATCATATAATCAACCATTGCAATCTTCTAATCAGAGTCAATCTCCTGTTTATTCACAGCATTCACCACAACCCATACAACAAATATATCCTCAACCTTCTCCACAGCCATCACCATCGAATTATTCTCAACCATCTCCTCAGCAACCATCTACTCCTAAATATTCACAACTATCTCCGCAACAAAATGCTGCCAATTATTCTCAGCCATCTCCGCAAGCTGCTAATTATTCTCAACCTTCGCCTCAGCAACCACATTCACCTTATTCTCAGGCCTCTCCCCAAGCACCGCCAAATTATTCTCAACCATCTCCACAACAACAACCTTCTCCATATGCACAATCTCCACAGCAGTCGTCTGGATACTCCCAGATGTCTCCTCAACCACCACCATCAAATTATTCTCAACAATCGCCACAACCACCTTCCAATTACTCTCAACAATCGCCACAACCACCTTCCAATTATTCTCAGCCATCACCACAACCACCTTCCAATTATTCTCAAGCATCACCTCAACCACCTTCCAATTATTCTCAACCATCGCCACAGCCACCTTCCAATTATTCTCAGCCATCACCACAGGCACCTTCCAGTTATTCTCAACCATCGCCACAGCCACCTTCCAATTATTCTCAGCCATCGCCACAGCCACCTTCCAATTATTCTCAATCATCGCCACAGCCACCTTCCAATTATTCTCAACCATCGCCACAGCCACCTTCCAATTATTCCCAGCCATCGCCTCAACCTCCTTCAGTGTATTCTCAACAGTCtcaatcttcaaatttctcacATCCATCACCTCAGACACATTCTGCCAGCTACACGCAATCCTCACCTCAACCTCTCACAACAGGCTACTCCCAGCCATCGCCTCAACCTCGAAACTATTCTCAACCTTCACCTCAACAAATCCAAACCTTTCCTCAACATTCCCCACAAGCACCGCCTTCATACTCTCAACCTTCTCCTCAAAATGCAGCATATTCACAGCCTCAACAATCACCTCAGCAACAAGTTAAGTATTCTCAGCCTTCTCCTCAACAACCTGCCAATTACTCACATTCGATACACTCGCCTCAAACGCCACAAAATTATTCGCAGTTGTCTCCTCAGCAACCACCGCCAAGCAACTACTCTCAACCTTCACCATCGCCTCAGCAATCCCGGAACTACTCTCAAACGTCTCCATCGCCTCAACAGTCCCGTAACTATTCTCAACCATCGCCATCTCCTCAACAATCACACACTTACACTCAACCAGCGCCATCGCCTCAGCAAACCCGCACCTACTCTCAACCGTCACCTCAGCAAAAGTCCGCATGCACATCACAGGCGTCGCAATCTTCGCAACAACCTTCGAATTACTCGCAACCGTCTCCACAACAAAGTACAAACTACAGTCTACAGCAACCGCAACCACAATCACAAAAGAGCGCAGAAGAATATCCACAAGCTGCGTCGACGCCTTCAAATTATTCTCACGGATATAAACAGAACCATTCGTATATTCAGTCTTCAGTGTCGTCAACGTTAAACGAAACAGAACACCGGACTGATTACTTGAAATCTAGTACTACGGAGAAGTCTTCGAGCACGGAGCAGCAGAGGAATTTTGCTGTACCACCGGAGGCTGCATCGTTAAACCTAAATGCGAATCATCAGATTTATCAGTCACCAAACCAATACCCACCAACGTTTGGCaataactattctaatatcGACCTCCAGAGGTCTGTTTCGAGGCACGGCGGTCAGGAACAGtcacaacaacagcaacaatcGTCCCAGGAGCGGCCTAGTTTCACCGACCTCAGCAATTCTCTGAACGCTCAGAAGTACGCTCAACAGCGGTCGTTCCTTGGTAAGACGTCCAGTACCAGCGAACAACTCTCAACGCAAGATCAGTCGCAAATCCTAGCATTCCAACAAAATCTGACAGCTCATGAATCTCTTTATCCTAGTGGTTTCCAATCGTCTGGTTATCCGATGCCAAATTCTAGACCCGTGTATCCAAGTCCACATTACTTTGATGCCAGTTCAAAGGCTGCGACTAACAGCGGACCGGTGAACAGCTCGACCAGTAATTTGCCTCCAGTGAAGAAACGTATTTACAATGAATCATCTACAGAGGCGTCTCGCGGTTTGACGCAGGAAACGACAGCGAGAACGGGCCAGGAACAATTTAGCTTCGACCCCATAATGGCATTGCCGCAACCTGAAGCAGTTTCAGCTAGTCAATTTGACACTGCGTTTGTCGGCAACCTAGCCGACTCCGTAGCGACGAATCCAGCGTATGCACGTCTAGGCCTAGGTTTGGTCAGCCGTACTGGTAAAGAACAACAACAATTGTTGACCATTCCTCGACCACCACAGACGAAGCCAGAACACCTGGCGTATGCCCGTAGTCCAGTATCCGGCGCAGCGGAAATAGATCTGAATTTGCTTCAAAGTTTGCAGACGGCAGCAGCGAAGAATACACAGGGTATTCTGTCAATGTCGTCGTCTCGCAGAGGTGGAGAAGCGTCTAGTAGTTCTACGTCGACACCtgtgaaaacgaaaaagagcAGAAAGAGCAAACAGCAACAGCAAGAGCAACAAAACGTAACAAGCGTCTCGTCGGCGGTTAGCACGGAACCACAATCTGGTACAGGTATACCTGGTTTTCCACAATACACGGGAACATCAGCTGACTCGATTGGTCTAAAGAATACCACCATGGTTCCACCAGCTGGGAGTGCCTTTAATTTCGCTGCGTCAACCAGTACCACGACCAGTTCACCTTTCTACGATAAAGACGCATCAGCTGCAGCGGCTGCGTTCGCATTTTTGGATGAGTTTCGAAATCCAAATAGTTACTATAGCATGGCGCTCaggcaacagcagcagcaacaacaacagcaagtTCCGCCAGTTACGGATGCCACGCAACAAGCCTGTAACAAGCTTAGCAATCAACCGCCAAGAAATTATCCGCCTCACCCTTTCCTTCATTCCGCTCAGAGATCAGCAGCTTACGGGCCTCCTGTGTCTGCTTATGTAACGCCTCATGGGCCAAACTTAACGATGGATCCGACCGCTTATCAACAGTATATTCATTCCCTGTACGCGCTTCAACCGCCGCCCCATCATCATCGACCGTCCTGGCTTTAG